The following DNA comes from Mugil cephalus isolate CIBA_MC_2020 chromosome 6, CIBA_Mcephalus_1.1, whole genome shotgun sequence.
taaatatttaaaaaagttatgcatgtttgatttattttttgttgttgttcttcagGCCATGAGCTAAAGCACATTCTGAAAtgtgggatgaaaaaaaaggattatcttatcccATCTTATCAAACCAAAGGTTAAGAACATTGTGCTGAGGGCTTTAGGGGCAGACGGTTATTTATCCTCTTGTTTAATATGTTCCAGGTGTCAGCTCATAGACAGACTCTGACGATGCTCTTCCAGGCTACACTGCAGATACCccttaaataaaattaaaaaataaagtatgaaGTTAGTATATTTTTATGAAAACCCGCGTTGCTTTTATCGACTCAGTAAATGTTCAGTTTCACTTTACTTTCCTCTTTCAAACTGTTTGATTGAGGCTTCGTTTTGTTTCATCCGTCCTCAGTATTCCAcggatttgtttttatatggTTTTGCAAACCGCAGAGCAGTTTAATGTCTTTTGAGGCTTACCCGGGATTTAATCTCACAGTAAACCCTCTGTGGTTCGGTTTACAAGTCGTTATGTAAGACGACATTCTGGAGAGCATTCTCAGTTTACTGTGCTGTGTTAAAGGAGTTTGTAAATATCATATATTTGGTGATACATATTTTCTATGTATTTCATATTGAATGTGCTGAAGCGCAGAGTCTGAAGAACTGGACCATAGATTGGGTTACTGCTCAGACTATGGCAGTGGTTGGAAAAACGGATTTGAATCTATTGTTCCTCCTTTAAGGAACATCTTCGAGGCAGATAAATGATATTTATAGGGACATAAAAATGGCATATAGCTGGGTAACATTTCCCGTGAGtaacaaaactgcaaaaacttCATCTTTGCTTGATCTGACTGCATCTCTGCTTCtgactattatttatttaatcaacttattcatgaattatttcaattattaACAATTACGGATCAACGTTTAGACACGCTGACATTTTCCATTGAAACATTCATAACCTCTTTCTGGACTGTATCCTGTTGGTTAAGAAACTCACGGTTACTTCAAAAAACATGTGGTTTTGAGATGCTGCAGTTACTaaagagaggaattaatgttTGGAATTGGATTAAATGTGACATGTTAAATGTTTGAAGACATTCCAGACTATGATAAAATGcaacattcaacatttaaagataaaaaaaatggttctaaaaacattattaaaataactAAAGCCATAAAAAGTCTGCCAGAACTAAGTGACACACAGAAGCACGATAGAAATGCACATTGCACTGAAGATCCTCAATTATGGCTTCAAATTCTGGATTTGTTGCTTGTTGGCACTGCTTAACCACCGAGGTTTGACCCAAAGAGACATGCTCTTTCATTCGTCTGTCTCCGTCTCACTGAGCCTGAACAGTAACCAAACACTACAGCTGGTGTTCCTCCGCGGACTGTTCAAATTGTGTTGGGATTGAGTTATACAGCGGACCCTGCAAGGGTTTACCCCTACACGTTCCAGAGACGGACAAGATACCTGGATTTTGTGCTCGGATTGAGTCAGAATGTGCGTGACCTGACCTCATTTTAGCATCAATAACTTCAATAATTCACCAGCACCACCAGAATTTAACCATGGTCATCATAGTGCAGTGCCTCCTACAGGCGTGTCTCGCTCTAATCCACCTGTCACAGTGTTCTTTGAGACATAAACTTACCTGGGGAATGTGCATAGACTTACATTCTTAAGCCTAGCGCTAATGACTAATTTGCTAAGTCTAACCCTAACATAACCCCAACCTTAGCCAAGGATCCACGAATCTCTCtttcatatacacacactcacacgcacacacacttcctcttcTCTGACTTGTctctctattttatttattttttttttagttctaaAAGAGTTTCCTTGATTTCTAGTGACAGGTGCATGTCAACTCAAAACACTGTACCTTTGTCCATGTGGAAAACCACCAACGTCATGGCTGTTTCATGCAGGCCAACCCAGTTAACGGGAAAACCGGGCGTGGGTCTATACGGGTACGCTACTGGGTATTCTATTGCAAGGAGGCAGAAGTATAGCTcttatattactattattgttttaaattgttttaaaaagcctTATCCAACAGTCTTAAAAACATGAGCGTCACACGGCAACTTAAAGGTGTCAGGCTGATGAttgtcaataataaaaaaaggcaaagccTCTATCTTttggtggagagaaaaaaaaacaaagtgcctTTCACCTTGTCATTTTCTTCAAACGAATCAGTAACAGAAAAGTGCAACAAAACATTACATATGTTAACAATAGGATCTCTCGTTCTTTCttatttgcatatattataagcagcacctgcagcagagagggGCATTCTGGGTTGTTGAACGGGGTGCGAGGTCTATATAGGCCATGTACTGGGTTTAGTGTAAAGACCCAGGGTACAGGGGTAAAGGCTGACATCCGTCCCAGGGAAACAGACCACGTCCTGGGGAAACAGTTAGGTCTTAGTCTTCTAAGGATCTGGTGTGTTGATGGCTGGTCCTGGTCTCTAGTCCATTTTGACCAACCAGACCACTGCACCAATCCGATAGTTTAACTTGAAAATCACAGCTCACACAAGTGCCCCTTTGTGTCAGCTACGCGGTGTCATATAGAGTAGTTCATGGGGCTGTTAAAAGACAGAGTGAGAGCAGCTCCCTTCTTCCATCCAGACCGTGTCTTCCGGCTAccaacacatatataaatatactgtgatgtatatctatatatgtatgAACCCCTCATTACTACAAAGCTGAATATATTTTTCCTTTGGCAACGTCTTGACAACATTGTTTCCTTTCCTCCAGGACATTCCTGCCAGGACAATTACCTTTCCTGCAGAGTTCACTCAGTTGCCCAGATACCAAGactggaaaagagacaaaaacacaaattaaaatttactGACTTAAACCATTTGAGACTCCCCTTCATCCGCTAACTCCCGTCCTATGTATAACTTTTGTAGTATGCAGTATACACACACCTGCAACCTGGCATTTGCTAAATCTCTTACCTATAAGAGTTCATTGAAAGCGATTATAGTAATATTACAGAGTGAACAAAGAGAAGGGATGCTATGCCAGAGTCGAGAGGTATACATGAAACAATCATCTTATTGATTCTACCTCTTCTTCatttgtagaagaagaaatcacAGTATAAATTTGACATCCAGCAGATATCTGGAAATTGCTTTTTGGTTTGTCAGGTCTATAGAGTTGCTGGTACTAACCTGGGCCTGGTAGAGTCCACCAGGGTCTCGGGGGGTGACTCCAACAAAGGAGGAGCGATTGGCAGGGGGTGTCCCAGGGGCAGAGTATGCTGAGggtgtttaaaaataaaatcaggtcTCGTAATCTCTCAAAGCTCGAGGCCATAAAAGTGGAACAATGCTGCACCTTTAACAAAATCTGTCCACATAACTGAGATTTGTCTAAACCTGCGTCAAGACTACACAATTCACCGTGATCGCTTTTTGGCGGTAGACACAGAAATCTGTCCAAAACTGTCCTTATTGTGAGCGAGCTGATGTGTTAACATCCGAGCTAACCTCACTATTTGATTTGTTGGGATGTAAGTGTCTCAGACTGTCCAACATGCTTCCTGCTACTGATAAGACACTCCGCATTCTTGTCATGTTCCCAGCCCCCACTGAACCTACTTTCAAATCTTAAACTGGACACAGCTCCTAAACTCTAAATTGTGCTGAAGTCTGTTGTCGGCTGCAGCAATTACAACAACAGTGTGTGTTCTGGTGTGAAAAATGGACCTCATCTACAGATACCATCGGGTTGCCATCAACTTACCCAACCAACTATCAGCTTGCAAAGAGAAATTTAGTTCAATAAATCCAAATTTCCCACAGGATGAAATATCCCCCTGATGTTCTATGCCTGCAGCATACTATACATAGTTCATATATAGATCTGAAACCACTTACTGGGTGATGTGGGGGAGTTTGCTCCCCCATCAGAGGACGTGGTAGTGGCCTTCGACTCTGTAGGAAGTGTCGGCCTCGGAAGGGAGGACCGGGGAGCAGCCAGAGAAGATACTGGTCCAGGGGTGGTCAGCATCTGAGAGGAGATGTAGTGACTGGGAACTTTCACCTGGTTGCTGCCATTCAGCTGGAGAAATGAGGGACAGACAAATTAAACAGTGTGGCCAGCAGGAATATATATGTAGACAGATGACTCTCATGAAGTGTGGTGTTGTATACAGCTGGAGAAAAcataataatttacatttccAGTGTAAAAAAGTGTTCTTATAAAGACAAATATAAGAATAACAATGGTTTTCTGTAAAGGAGTAAAAATAATTGATGCAATGAGAACAAAGTTACACTGTAAGCTTTTTAACTACCCTGTACATGTTGAAAGTACATGGTACAAACAgggtaaaaaatgttttgtctaaATTTCAAAACTATGTCTTCAGTGTTTCTGCCTTGACACCAAGTAGTAGTATTACTTTAAAGCAAATTTTAAACTGTAATTATTAACACCAATCAAGAATAAACGTGTAAAGGTATCAAATAAGTGTTTTACATCTTATCTGAGCCCTTGAAGAAAAGGACCAACATTTGGCCATCTGATGACTCACTGTACTCACTGAACTGGGGCTTTGATTGGCAGGGTCGCAGGCTAAGGAGACCAGGTCTTTTAGTGGGTCCTGGGTTAGGTGGGGGGGATACCGGATTGCTCCGTGGGGGAAGTaggaggaggacgggaagtGAAGAGACGAGGAGGGATGGGGACTCCGAGACagacctgaggaaaaaaaattaaaagaattaaaatgaCGGTTTGTACTTTTCCAGCAGAAGAAAATGAtctgtgtgtatacgtgtgtgtgtgtgtgtgtatgtgtgtgtgtgtgtgtgtgtgtgtgtgtgtgctactgaCCGCTGTGAACTGCGATGACAGGCCGGTGGTGCTGAGTGAAGGAGCCCATTCTCGGTGAGTCTTCCTGGGGAGACGGACTGTCCATCTCTGACTTCTTTACTGGAGGAGACAAACCTGaatcacacacaaatcacatgGTAGGACAGGTGTCTACTAATATATAACGCTGTGTCTAAAATGCACCATATTCATTCAATGAAACTGCACAGATGTTGACACTGAGACCATGCAGCTCACTGTCTGTCCAGGATACAACCTAAACCACGGCCTGCCTAATAGAGAAATATATACAGTGCTGATTAAAAGTATTCACACTCAAATACTTGATTCAAAACATCATCAGTCATgtaagtagacaaagagaacctaaatcaaataaatgattcTGAAGCTTTATGCTTTGGCATTTGtgtattcaggaaaatgagctaATATTGAAAGATGAAGTGCAACTCTAGAATTACAAGTTCATTTCgaggccaaattagagtccatctgttcataAGAGTTTCCACTCAgtgtaatgagactcaggtgttGCTCTGTGTCCTGTTTTGCTTAAAGaaaatctgtctctgtctgatcATCATAACagatgtttgtggaagtgtgcGATGGCACGGACAGAGGAGCTCTCCTTgtccttagaaaaaaaagagttgttgttgctgctcatcaggctggaaaagggctacaaaaccatctctaaagagtctgaaAGGAACAAATCCACAGTCAAACGGAGGAGACTTAAGACGACAAACAAAGATCCCTCCGAAAGAAATATGTATAATAGTCTGAGAGATACCAAAAGGCCCCAAGCTAACTTCTAAACAACTAAAGGCTTCTCTCACATTGGCTAATGTTACTGTTTATGAGTGGGAAGCTCTCGTCTGCAGTTTCCCAACGatcatgtggacaagccagaagacatttaagtattttttttaattttttttctgtggacagatgagaccaaagtagaatagtttggtttaaatgagaggctcATATCTGGAAACGAAACAACACTGATAATGTGAAGGAGAAGACGACCCACTAAAACGACCAGATTATGGTCTCAAGAGGCACATTCGGATAAAGATCTTACTTTTCGAAGAAATTTCAtatgatgaaacaaaaacagacaagtggaaaccacccacagatgtttccaGTTTCACACTgggtattaaaaaatgaatcattttacgACAATTAGCGAGAGGTGTATCAGACTACATTTTCTGCCCAAACAATGATTActaattaaatctaattttgaTGCATTTTCATACAAACTTTCTTTCTGCCACCCAGATGTGCACACATGCAAGACTGGAGGTGTATTAGTCTTATTCTCGTTGTTATTGTGTTACCTCCTTCCATGTCATCAGTCCAGTTCCTGGAACTGCTGGCAGGAGATGAAGGTGAGTGGTAATACTCTCCACCTGGACTATCAGCGTCTTCCTCCATAGAGCCAGACTTATGGCGCTTACTCCTGTAGACACAGACATGTAGGATTACGGTTTCACAGTGCTGCGGGCAGTGAGCTTAAAAAGAAGTTAGTCCGTAGTCGTGGAATAGACGTTTAAGACCACTGTAAGCCCAGAGAATCTGAGGTCTATGTCAAAGTGTGTTACTTTCatttgggttctctttgtctgctttcgGGAagatctgctgatgttttgaatgaatgaatggagaattttagtcaaaactacaaaaacaacgCTAACAacgttttaattcatttttagattttgaGCGGCACAAACTTTTAAGCAGCGCCAGGTCAGAAAAGGGCAGACGTCCTTCACTTGTCATATTGTGGCATGGTTGCATTTAGGGAGACCTTTCCAGTGATGCTGTAGCTGTGTCTGGAATAGTCAACAACAATGTGTATGTCAGTCTGTAACCGTGTACCTGGTGTTCAGTCCCACAAAGTTTCGAATTTGATTGATTTCCTTTAATTTAACGCGGCGCTAGTCACACCTGACATTTACATGCAGTGCATAATCCAATAATGGTATCAAGTGCACCTGTAAACACATCCAAGATGCACCGAGGGAGATCTGACCTCTTAGGCTGCAGCACCAGACTAAGAGTAAAAATGCTGTTTGGAAGTAGGGCCACATACCAGTCACGGGAGTGCAGTGTCAGTACGCCACCTCACACCTGAGATGAGAACGAATCTCCACATGTGTCTGCAGCGACCACTTGTGACTGGATCTGTGTTCCCGTGCACccactgaaataaatgactGCATCACTTGGTGCGCAGTGGAATATTACGCAAACAACtggaatgttttgtttgttgtgtacGGGAGGCTTGTGGTTGAGTAAGTGGTTCTTCGATGTGTGCCAGGATGCATCGTGTTCGTACTGCCAGAGAGAATGTGgccaaatgtggtctgagaaaATGGTGCATCTTGTGCATCCTCGCTGCACCGTGGCTGCGTTAACACCTGTGCTGAGCGGCACACCTTGAATCAAATCTCTATCTATACATCACATGCGTCTGCTTCAAGGACTGCCATCACCCTTTTCTGCAGCCTGAGCGATCACGCAAGTGCTGCGACAATAAGTTACATGTCCCACTGTGAATGTGACAGCACTCAGCCACTACATGCGACCGTATCCAGCTGCAGCTCGCACACAGAAAATACTACTCCCCCTACAAAACACATCCAATGAAGCTGTGCTTCCAAATATGGTTTGTGACCGTGATGGCATCTGTCCGCACATAAAAACATTGCGCAATGGATCACTGCTCAAATGGGAATAACTATGCGAAGTATgacaaaatatgtttattaaacATCTTTTAATCAGTTAGTCTGGGCTTCCTGACCAGTGGCAATAAACCACATGCTGATTCTGAACTTTGTTGTGGACGCACACATTGAATAGTTTTAGCTCAGTTCGTATATTTCAGAGCAGGAGGAATGGAAATATTCTCTTCCATCCAACTTTTATTGCCCTACATGTATTTTAGCTTGAGGAGTGGAACAATGCAGAAATTTTATTATAATTGCAACTGCAAAGCTTGTAGGCTGTGAATGAGAATCTCTtacatgtttaatatttcaaatatatttaaaacacgtCTTAGTCTTTAGTTGTATTCGCATATGCAAcgtttatttcttcatttgtaCATACTGTAATAAGTCCTTCTACATTCCCCTCTGGCCTCCCAGTACATGTAAAGCGCTTCCACCGACCCCAAAGCTGGCAAAGCCCAAAAGGCCTCCTGTCTGGTTTTGACAGCTTCCTTTATCACTGGTTTCCACCAGCAGCTCTCAGGTTGCCACCATGACTGACACCAGTGACCTTCTGACCACAGCTCCCTCTGGCTGCCAGAGGCTTTGAATGAGGCACACTGAGATTTCCTGTTCTCAGCCTAAACTTTAGCGCATTAGAAGTTCTTCCAAAGGTTGGAGTTGGGGAACTTGTACAGAACAGGGGCTTCTGTTAGACATTTTCCAGATAATGTCCTATGTCCCCAGACCTATTAGTATCCTCTCAGCCTCAGTTGATTAAGTTCTACAAATTGCTTTTGGTTATTTCTGTAAAATcgttttatgtgtttatgaaacacttattattattattattattattttaagccTCTAAAAACGGGGTCACACAGAGGCGAGGGTGGATCTCTATGCCAGACTAGGACATTTTGACAATAAATTCAGTTTACTTCAACACGATGGAATAATTGATCCTCTTAAaatttatgaataaattatatttaggGTGGGGAACAGATCATGTCCATTAATGTCCTCACAGACGTGGCCGTAccaaaacatgcaatgatgagtGTGAAATTACCCGCTGGATGAGGTGCTGGCCAGGGATCGTCTGAGGCTGACTGGCTGGTTGACAGACTGGTTGAGGTCGTAGCCCAGATGACCCTGGAGCTCCCCCATGGAGAAACCAGAACCGACTCCTGTTATTACCGGAgctacaaaagagaaaacagactcTGTGTCTATGAATTATATATTTCTGTCTATTGGCCAGTTTAATGCCAAAGTATTATTAGTGCTAATCAGACACCCTAACCAGCTGTGAAGTGAAGTGCATGAATATGTTAAAGTAATCActtaatatacattatattgGTAAACATGACACCCTGGCTCCTTTATGATTCATACATCGGATCAGTCATAACAGTAAAACCTCCTGTTCAACTCTCAGATGCTAAATACTGAACTTGTGTGTTGCTccatgtttgatatttactaATATTTACCGCACTCACCTATAAAGGTTGTGCCTTAaccctctcccctctcttcaGTTCTCATCTCCCACCCTCCTCATCCctactcttttcttttcttccacttccacttttcattacaggaacCCTCATCTCATCTGGAAAAATTCTGCAGCCTTGATGCTTTCTCTTCAACTCCTCTCATCCCTCCGTCTATTTCCCTCACGTCCCGTCTACCAGTAAACTTATTTGCATCAATTAATTCAAGGTCTCTTTTTAGTGAATTCACTCTCGCTAAGGTGGGCGGAGTGGCTCAGTTGACCCTATGCAAAGAAGCACTTATGTAATTAATGGAATATGTTCCCATACAAAGTATATCATGAATACTTacttatatatacagtatactgtatgcTATTTGACATTTAATCAAGTGATGGTAACTGCAGGCTTCTGATTTGCAaatgctataaaaataaacatccacATTATAATTGGAGACCTTAAGAGTTCATATTCCCTGTGTTTAATGGTTTGAAA
Coding sequences within:
- the nfic gene encoding nuclear factor 1 C-type isoform X2, with product MDEFHPFIEALLPQVRAFAYTWFNLQARKRKYFKKHEKRMTKEEERAVKDELLGEKAEVGWISGEVKQKWASRLLAKLRKDIRPECREDFVLSITGKKAACCVLSNPDQKGKMRRIDCLRQADKVWRLDLVMVILFKGIPLESTDGERLVKGGQCSNPILCVQPRHISVSVKELDLYLAYYVHEREADQRSPPSCTGVGSDQEDSRTANIDGPEFQESFVTSGVFTVTELVQVTRTPVITGVGSGFSMGELQGHLGYDLNQSVNQPVSLRRSLASTSSSGSKRHKSGSMEEDADSPGGEYYHSPSSPASSSRNWTDDMEGVKKSEMDSPSPQEDSPRMGSFTQHHRPVIAVHSGLSRSPHPSSSLHFPSSSYFPHGAIRYPPHLTQDPLKDLVSLACDPANQSPSSLNGSNQVKVPSHYISSQMLTTPGPVSSLAAPRSSLPRPTLPTESKATTTSSDGGANSPTSPTYSAPGTPPANRSSFVGVTPRDPGGLYQAQSWYLGN
- the nfic gene encoding nuclear factor 1 C-type isoform X1, yielding MDEFHPFIEALLPQVRAFAYTWFNLQARKRKYFKKHEKRMTKEEERAVKDELLGEKAEVGWISGEVKQKWASRLLAKLRKDIRPECREDFVLSITGKKAACCVLSNPDQKGKMRRIDCLRQADKVWRLDLVMVILFKGIPLESTDGERLVKGGQCSNPILCVQPRHISVSVKELDLYLAYYVHEREADQRSPPSCTGVGSDQEDSRTANIDGPEFQESFVTSGVFTVTELVQVTRTPVITGVGSGFSMGELQGHLGYDLNQSVNQPVSLRRSLASTSSSGSKRHKSGSMEEDADSPGGEYYHSPSSPASSSRNWTDDMEGGLSPPVKKSEMDSPSPQEDSPRMGSFTQHHRPVIAVHSGLSRSPHPSSSLHFPSSSYFPHGAIRYPPHLTQDPLKDLVSLACDPANQSPSSLNGSNQVKVPSHYISSQMLTTPGPVSSLAAPRSSLPRPTLPTESKATTTSSDGGANSPTSPTYSAPGTPPANRSSFVGVTPRDPGGLYQAQSWYLGN
- the nfic gene encoding nuclear factor 1 C-type isoform X3 translates to MDEFHPFIEALLPQVRAFAYTWFNLQARKRKYFKKHEKRMTKEEERAVKDELLGEKAEVKQKWASRLLAKLRKDIRPECREDFVLSITGKKAACCVLSNPDQKGKMRRIDCLRQADKVWRLDLVMVILFKGIPLESTDGERLVKGGQCSNPILCVQPRHISVSVKELDLYLAYYVHEREADQRSPPSCTGVGSDQEDSRTANIDGPEFQESFVTSGVFTVTELVQVTRTPVITGVGSGFSMGELQGHLGYDLNQSVNQPVSLRRSLASTSSSGSKRHKSGSMEEDADSPGGEYYHSPSSPASSSRNWTDDMEGGLSPPVKKSEMDSPSPQEDSPRMGSFTQHHRPVIAVHSGLSRSPHPSSSLHFPSSSYFPHGAIRYPPHLTQDPLKDLVSLACDPANQSPSSLNGSNQVKVPSHYISSQMLTTPGPVSSLAAPRSSLPRPTLPTESKATTTSSDGGANSPTSPTYSAPGTPPANRSSFVGVTPRDPGGLYQAQSWYLGN